GTGAGGAGAAGACTTTTAAAAAAGTGCAATCTCAAGCTTTAACAGACATGGAGCATTAAAAGCCtgctgaaacccaccactaccgaccacgcagtctgatagtttatatatcaatgatgaaatcttaacattgcaacacatgccaatacggccggtttagtttactaaattacaatttcaaatttcccgctgagtttcttgttaaaaaacgtcgaggaatgatgacgcgtgtttgtgacgtctcgggttggagcggacatattggcccagcaccacttacggctaaaagtcgtctcttttcatcgcataattacacagtaatttggacgtctgtgttgctgaatcttttgcaatttgttcaatcaataatggagacatcaaataagaatgctgttggtggattgcagctgcctttagcaaccgagacacagccggtgtttctttgtttgttgtgaagctttaacacagagcggtcaagcgaacatgtttctctacatcaaccagcaagtttttgaatgggaaaattgtgatattaagtcggctcttaccggagacttcagtggattactggacctcctcctgtagctgtcaaaaaggcagctgggatcttggctcctcaattggcttctctcagagacactggcgttcaccgcagccatacgactttcaagtatgactttagaatctcactaaaatactattaacacaataagcagataagggattttccagaataatcctagtaaatttgtctaattacatctgaaatgctcacactgccgccgctcgGAGCCGttgctttatattttttttgtgctttactccaactttcctcatccacaaatctttcatcctcgctcaaattaatggggatatcgtcgctttctcggtccgaatagctcttgctgcttgaggctatgattctAAATAAtgggaggatgtgaggagccctacaaccagtgacgtcacgtgcacatcgtctgctacttccggtacaggcaaggcttttttattagcgaccaaaagttgcaaactttatcgtcgatgttctctactaaatcctttcagcaaaaatatggcaatatcgtgaaatgatcaagtatgacacatacaatggacctgctatccctttttaaataagaaaatctaatttcagtaggcctttaagctgatTCTTGATTTGAACATTTCTGCTCAGGTGTTTGATCGATACTCCTTCCTGCTCTGGCTGTGAGGAGAAgactttttaaaaaagtgcaatCTCAAGCTTTAACGGACATGGAGCATTAAACACCGTTGTTACAGTGGGATGCTTGGTGTGACGTCACAGCACCCAATTACATCATCACTTCACCTGGCTTGCTAAAGGCTAACTTGGGCTGGTTCGCGTCAACCCGTAACTTGGTTCGGCGATGCCGCGGACAACGAATAGACCCCATTCTGACCACTAATCATCCAAATACTGAGTCATGTTTCGGCGGGTAGTTAGCTTAGCATAGCCCGAGCAGAGGAGCTAGCTAAAAGCGGCGAGGGAAATGTCGGTAAAATGACGACACAACCGCTACAATCAACGTTTATTTTAGATATCCAAGCCTTAGTCGGCTCACCTTCTCTTTCTTGCTTTTGTTCGGCATCTCGGTTATGGTGCAGGGTCTCTAACGGAGACTCTCGTGATGTTTTCCACGGGACTCTGACGCTGTCACTCGGTCAGCCTCGGCTCCCGGGTCCGGCCACCTGATTGGCTGCCGGCAAGCACTTCTGCCTAGCGACCCGCGAAAGCTTTTTCCTGATTGGCCCGTGCGTCTGTGTCGAAGCCGAGGCAGGCCTTCTCCCAGCAACACACCTTCCAACCTGAAGATCCAGAGGAGAAACTGCAGCTCTTTGCCATCATTTTACCCTCCCACAAAATGACATAGGCATTTTTTTTAAGCATGACTCGGTGAATCGCAGCTACAGCTAGTGTCAAGTAAAAAGGAATATGGAAGAAATGTTTAAGTTCATCCTTTCCGTGCTTCAGATGACTGATGTTGGGTGTGTGTGATGGATAACAAAAGTGAAAACGTTacacagtattattattattatgagttaTATCCGACCTGACTgcaaataagtatttttttatttttatgtactgTATTCTAAGGCCGTGGGTAACAAACTTTTCCCACCAAGTACCACAATAACGgccgacattaaaatacagtagcactgTAGGCAcaggtattcattaaaacaaagcagaggttttattcaacaagtatttatatatatatatattttttttattaaatcaacataaaaatatacaagatacactttcaattagtgcatcaaccccccctcccccattaACACTCATCcaccacacccactcacacaaaaaagggttgtttctttctgctaccaaaattctagTTCCCACAACATTTATAGCACAGTCTGCAAGGGGAaatagtccctgaaacacacatgattgtgtttgccgccggtccactaacatttacatccatccatccatccatcatcttccgcttatccgaggtcgggtcgcgggggcaacagcctaagcagggaaacccagacttccctctccccagccacttcgtctagctcttcccgggggatcccgaggcgttcccaggccagccgggagacatagtcttcccaacgtgtcctgggtcttccccgtggcctcctaccggttggacgtgccctaaacacctccctagggaggcgttcgggtggcatcctgaccagatgcccgaaccacctcatctggctcctctcgatgtgaaggagcagcggctttactttgagttcctgccggattgcagagcttctcaccctatctctaagggagagccccaccacacggcggaggaaactcatttcggccgcttgtacccgtgatcttatcctttcggtcatgacccaaagctcatgaccataggtgaggatgggaacgtagatcgaccggtaaattgagagctttgcctttcggctcagctccttcttcaccacaacggaccggtacaatgtccgcattactgaagacgccgcaccgatccgcctgtcgatctcacgatccactcttccctcactcgtgaacaagactcctaggtacttgaactcctccacttggggcagggtctcctccccaacccggagatggcactccacccttttccgggcgagaaccatggactcggacgtgctgattttcattccggtcgcttcacactcggctgcgaaccgatccagcgagagctgaagatcccggtcagatgaagccatcaggaccacatcatctgcaaaaagcagagacctaatcctgcggttaccaaaccggaacccctcaacgccttgactgcgcctagaaattctgtccataaaagttatgaacagaatcggtgacaaaggacagccttggcggagtccaaccctcactggaaatgtgttcgacttactgccggcaatgcggaccaagctctggcactgatcgtacagggaacggaccgccacaataagacagtccgattccccatactctctgagcactccccacaggacttcccgagggacacggtcgaatgccttctccaagtccacaaagcacatgtagactggttgggcaaactcccatgtaccctcaagaaccctgccgagagtatagagctggtccacagctccacgaccaggacgaaaaccacactgctcctcccgaatccgaggttcgactatccgacgtagcctcctctccagtacacctgaataaaccttaccgggaaggctgaggagtgtgatcccacgatagttggaacacaccctctggtcccccttcttaaagagaggaaccaccaccccggtctgccaatccagaggtaccgcccccgatgtccacgcgatgctgcaaagtcttgtcaaccaagacagccccacagcatccagagccttaaggaactccgggcggatctcgtccacccctggggccttgccaccgaggagctttttaactacctcagcgacctcagccccagaaataggtgagtccaccacagattccccaggcactgcttcctcataggaagacgtgttggtgggattgaggaggtcttcgaagtattccttccacctatccacaacatccgcagtcgaggtcagcagaacaccatccgcaccatacacggtgttgatagtgcactgtttccccttacattaattactattttttatgtaattgttttatattatcttactttcttttttatccaagaaaagttttttattttatttagcttatcttattttattcataaaataaaaaaaggaccttatcttcaccagaccaggttgtaaATGAAATTAGACtagtctaaaaggtttttaaaaccaggtccagtccaaaaaatgtccaagtcgggctcagcaacacacaccctcatccatgtacaacaaaaaaattagggaaacaacagattgcatataatttataaacaaaattacattttcataaaaagcatttgtgtatattccatattatgtccaagtcagactcaacacacaccttcattttgtacaagTATAATTAATGTTTtgccattgtaacattacacatagcttgaacagtaacactgtgtttgactaTAAGTACATATAACAATGTACTTAAATAGTGAATCAAACAAAATTGCACATgcatataataatgtaataatataatGATAATGTACACAATCCCATATAGTATAATACATAGTAACATTTGATTCtttggtgtaataatagtatctttcttattaaatgtttttgttctttgctttttgacaggaacaaaaatacacGACTGCACGCATTTCTAttcattattcaataaatgtaatgTTACAaacataattattttttaaaataaaaatactcaaatatctgcttgacttttgTTTGAATCTGTAACAATAACGTTCATGCTACTAATGTAATGTTGGTTACATTTGAATACACTGAGTTTGAAAAGTAGTTTTAATCAAGTATTTGTTTTATGTAACAAATATTTTACACTTTACCgtctttttttgttaaaacaaaaataaaatctgattgaCTTACGGTTTCAAATCAGGTTATCCGTGAATGTGTACGGTGCACAAATGACTACAGCTTTCACGGTCAAAGATTGTATGGTAAAAACATTGGTCGCTGTCGTcagaattttacggtaaaaaaagaCTCGTACCATGTCTCTTTACAGTCATAGatcgtaaaaacaaccacagATTTTACGGTCAAAATCTGGCCTCTCTGTCGCCAGAATttcaccgtaaaaaaaaaaatagtaacattaaaaaaaaaaacctacgaTGAAATTATTGCGACTGATTTGCCAGTCTGTAGAGTACTAAAACATAATGACCAATGccttctgagggcagccataactgccatgtggccctcaatgaaaatgagtttcaCACCCTTGTTCTAAAACAACTCAATTTCCCAGGTAACTATAATTCCATTTATGACCTTGTTCTCACACTCCAggtcaattccgatttttttgcCCGTATGCGATCTGTATCGGATTTTTCCATATCCGACCCAGGCGTCGTTTGTACATGAAATCAAATCAGAAATTTATGCGATGTGTCCTGCGCTCAGATCGCATTCATCCGACGAGAATGACTTAAAAAGCGATGGGCCTCAATTATTCGCCAAAATTGACGGTTACGGAAGAAACAGTTAACAAAGCAGAAAACCCGAAGCAAAATATCCCGTAAAACTGCGTGAGCCAAAATACTTCCTTAATCTTCTACGTGCAATAGTTTGGttaagaaaatgttgactttgatcccacaaaatccttgaaatttcCAATTATGTTTGTTTCCGTGTCAAATTGAATGGCCGCTAAAAGGATcggattttaaataaaaataaaaatcggaCATCCAACCCTGCAGTGGAATGTACTCTGTGAAGGAGCACTTTGGTTATGGTTACTTCCTATGggaaacttagacttagacaaactaaaTTACCAATAACAATAATTACTTTATTGATAAAACCAAGCAAAGATCTGGAGTCTTGAGCAAACATCACAAGAAGCAGCAGTTTTTCCTCAAAGGAACttttaataaaaacaactttagacAAACGGTTGTGAATTATGTACACTGAGGGATTTCATCTGCGGATTGAGCACACGCCAAGGTCCTGGACTAAGTGGGCATGCATCCCGTGTCAGACCAGCAGAAAAATGCAGTCTGAGCAAATTTCCGAGCGAGCGTGAGGCAGAAGCTACGCCGATTAAATGAAGCAGAACTAGACGGGGAACCATCCTGACTTGGAGTCTTCCTCTACTTTCTTTACAACTTTGGAAtgccaaatgttttcttttttaaatgaaataaaaaaacactgaatGGGTTTCTGTCAGGACCGGACTAATCCCTGTATAACCGAGGAAAAACTAGAATGGAATCTCGGATCAAAAGTAAGAGCGTTCCAAAAGCAGCTATTTTTAGCAGACAAAAGTTTCAACCTGTGAATCTATGATCCTGGACCGAATTCATCATCCCGGATTCTCAGTCCCACCCCGTCTAATTCAAAGTCAACTGGGAGTCTGGAAGGGACATGTCCACATTTTCAGATGTTTCCATTGCTTCGGGAATCTCCTTGCATGCTTGATGTGGCCCAGAGTCGTGATCCGAGAATTCCACAATGTTTAAGTCAGAAACTCCCAAGGCCGGCTCTGGATCTGACTGGACATGAAAATGCTGCTGCTTGGTCTGGGATCTGGTTTTGGATCGTGTTTGTCGTACAGGGGTGGTGCGAACGGGAGGACTTCTCTTTTGAGCGTTTTTTCCTTGAGATCTAGGACAAGGTGTGGATTCATGATCCGTTACTGGAGGTGTTTCTAGAAGGTCTTGAATTGGGGTATCGTTGTGTATTTTGGATTCAGAAACAATTTTTTCCTGTTCCTGACTTTGTGACGTGGGTATTATCTTAGCAGGTTCGGGAAGGTCTTGAATTGGGGTATCGTCGGGTAGTTTGGTTTCAGAGACGTTTTTTTCTTCATGTTGACTTTGTGACGTGGGTGCTATCCTAGCACGTTCTGGAAGGTCTTGAATTAGGGTATCATTGTGTATTTTGGGTTTGGAAACAGTTTTTTCCTGTTCCTGACTTTGTGACGTGGGTGCTGTCTTAGCAGGTTCTTGATCATGGGGAATCTGAACCCTCTCAGATGCTAAGTCCAAGCCAGTCTGTAAAGACCAAACAGATTCAATGTGAATATCCAACTGGGACTCTGGTTCTGGGGTTTGTGGAATACCATTTTGTGTCTGCTGAGATGTGTTGGAAGGTTGTGGAGCTTGTTGGCTTGGAGAAGGATTGCTAATGGACTGGGTGCTACTCTTTTCACCCCCGTTGGCTGTAGTTGACTTTGTAAACGACAAAAGTCCTAGCTTGTTTGTGCTGCTGTAGAAGATGCCAAATAAGTCCTGGGCTTTGGCTGCAGCCAGGTTACTTTTTGGTTTATCAGACCTCTTAGATCCTTCACTTGTGTTGATGAATGGTGGGGGCTTGACAAACACGGCCTGAGTCTGTTCACTCTCGGGGACACCGGGAGCTGCCACATCTGGCTCGTTAGTTAATGTTTCAAATGGAGCGGCGTCTGCCGTGTTGGGTTTCGATTCTTGGGGAATTGGGTCAGCCACCAATGGCTCAACCCCTGACAGTTTCGGATCAGGACTAGTTAGCGATAAAGATACGGGTGGAGATGCTTTGGAAACTGAGGAGGCAGGCTGCGACACAGTCGGAACTTGGCTGGGGACTGAGGAGGCAGGCTGAGACACAGTCGGAGCTAGACTGGGGACTGAGGAGGCAGTCTGAGACACAGTCGGAGCTTGGCTGGGGACTGAGGAGGCAGGCTGAGACACAGTCGGAGCTCGTCTGGGGACTGAGGAGGCAGGCTGAGACACAGTCAGAGATAGGCTGGGGACTGAGGAGGCAGGCTGAGACACAGGCGGAGCTAGGCTGGGGACTGAGGAGGCAGGCTGAGACACAGCGGGAGCGAGGCTGGGGACTAACGAGGCAGGCTGAGACACAGTCAGAACTGGTCTGGGGACTGCTGGGCCAGTAGAACAAGAAAACTGTTGCAGAGATTTAGACACAGTTGGGCCAAGAGTACTAGAAAACCTCTGCACAGATTGAGACACAAGTGGGACATGAGGAGTCGGAAACCGTTGCAGAGATTTATTAACAAGTGGGGCAGGATGAGACACAGGGGGAGGAGGACCGAACTTCGTATTACAAGATGCGAGAAAAGGTTTAGTCTCTGGGACAGGAAAGTTGGGTCGGATCTGAGATTGTTTGACCCCCTTTGACGCCCAAGGCATGGTGCTTCTATCCTCACACATCTTTTGAGCGAGCTCTTGGGCGAGGGCTACAGACTTTGCAAAAGTGTCACCAGGGGAACTATTGTCAGCTATGTTCGTGGCTTTGGCTTTTTTCAAGGCTTCTTCCTCCTCTTTGATGAACTGGGCGGCCTCTTTCTTGGCATCCAAAGCCAGTTGACTCTCTTTTTTCTTCCAAGTAAACCTCCCAAAGGTAGGCGCCGAGGTCACAGCCGCGTGCTTGGTGGCTTCCAAGCTTTGCTTGCGGAGTTTAGCTCTCATTGCCGGACTCGGTCCACTCATGACTTTGGGCGGATCGTAAGGCTTCGGTTGCTTGTTTGCTTCTGGCGTAGCTGGGCTTTTGTTCGACGTGTCCTTCTCCACACTCTTGACTTTTCGTTCACGCTCGTGTTTGGAAGAGCCCTCGGAATATTTGGCAAATTTGTGCTTGTCCTCGTCTCTCAGGTCGTATCGGGGCCGTCGGTCGTGCTTGTCCTCTTCCTGTCTGTGATGTCGATAACAACGGATACCTGGCTCCTTCTCATCCCTCCTGCTGTACTTAAGCCTGACGTCTTCCTCTCTATCAGGGTAGTACTTGTCCTTCTTGGACTCATACTTTTCATCCTCAAATTTCTTGCTGAGACATGGACTGTGCTCATCTCGAGTATTGGTAATTTTGAATTCTTCCTCTATCTTTAGAGCTTTCaccttctcttcttctttttccaCTTTTAATGCACGCTCTTTATCTTGTTTTTCCTTCTTGGCTTTCTTTTTGCCGCTCTTGTCCTTCTCCAGCTTCTTTGCAGTCACGTCCGCAACCAGCCCGGCTTGCCGGTCCAGGTTCCTTCTCTGCTCGTACAGCGGATTCTCGTACATTTTTTTCTGGAATAGGGCgggaaaaacacaagtcaaatgtCTTTAAACTAATGGAAGACTCTCGGAATGAATACATGTTTGTGAGTGGCAGTGTTTATTAAAACGTACGCGAGTGgaaaaaaccatgacacaaacagACTTCCTGAAACTAAGCTACAAAAGATGCAACTCTGAGGCCCCGTCAAACCTGAAGTACACACAGTGCATCCTCtatgtattcacagcgcttcactttttccatattttgtttagttACCGCctgattccaaaatggaataaaatatttttctccttggaaatttttgcaatttattaGAATACTATGAAATCAACTGTACTTAAGTATTCAGAGCCTTTGCTCAGTACTTTTTTGATGCACacatatctttgggcagtttcaaccattcctctttgcagcacctctcaagctccatcaggttggatgggaagcgttggatgtctctgtacattgctacaTTCATATTTCCCTTGATCCTGACTAGTCTTCCAACTCCTGCCTCTGCGAACCAACCCCTCAGCATGATGATGCCACcgccatgcttcactgtagggatggtattggtcAGGGGATGAgcggtttcctccaaacatgacgcctggcattcacaccaaagacttcaatctttgtctAAGCAAACCAGATAATTTAGTTTCTCCTGctcagagtctttcaggtgcattttcgCAAACTATTACAAAATAATTCCTTCTTCCTGATTGGTGGAttactgcagagatggttgtcttcTGTAAGGTTCTCCTTTCTCCACAGATGAATGCTGTagttctgacagagtgaccacaGGGTTCTTGGTCAACGCCCTGAATAGGGTCCTTCTCCACCGATCGCTCATCTATAGGaagagtcctggtggttccaaacTTCCATTTACGAATGGAGACCCctgtgctcattgggaccttcaaggcagcagatGTTTTTCTGTATACTTCCCCAGATTTGTGCCTGGAGACCATCCTGTCCTGGAGGTCTACCTTGGACTTCATTCTTGGTGTGTGCTCTTGTCTGCGTACACTGTCAAGTGTGGGACCTTCTATAAAGACATGTCTGTGTCTTTCCAAATTATGTCCAACGAACTGAATTTACAACAGGTGGACTTCAATTAAGCTGTGAAACTTGTCAAGGACGATCAGCTTCATGGCctaggctgtgaatacttaagattttgtagttttttattttaataaattaacaaaaataaagaaaaaaaaaactttaaccttGTCACTATAGTgttttgtgtgtagaattttgaggacaaacattagTTATTACATATTAGAACATGGCAGTAACATAAGAAAATGGGAAAAAGGGAACGATGCACTGTACGGAACTGTATGTTTGTGACTACAAATGTGCGCATGTTCTGCTTACTCATTTATTCGTTGTCGCTCCATTAGCTCTCTAAGCTAAGACGTGACCGTCGCATAAATGAGCACCACTGGGCGGCGACTAAAGTGCCTACCTTGTAGCAGTCATTGTGAAAGTGAGTGGTGGTGTGCTCTTCTGCACAGATGGCGTCTCCAAAGAACTTCTCACACAGCAGACAGAAAAATCCACGGACAGGAAGCAGGAACTCGGAACCTGCAAAACACGtcgcacattttaaaaatccacaaGGAGGCGCTACAGAAAAGAGCAGGAAATGAAAGAAAGGtgaaggtttgactcttttatctGGCTGGTACGACGACAACGATAATGATGAAGACGCGAGTCGTCCAGAAGGTAAAAATGTCATCCAAGTACCTTTGGCTGGTTTTGTTAGCTTCTCTTCTGTTGGTGGTTTGCTCTGAAGGACTTTGGACGGCGACAAAGCCCAAGGCCTGTGGTAAGGGTCCAGCATCTGGACCAAGAGAAAACATTAGCAAACGTGTCAAGCGAGGGACGAAAACGTTGACAAGCAGTAGGAAGTTGCAACACTTCTAAAACATCAACTAATTATAAGCTCATCACACAATTACCAGGCTACGCTAGTTTCAGCATGCTAGCATGCCTATTTTCCAATCAAAGTATTCAAGGAacaaaaacacaagaaaacaaaacaaaccttCCGGTGTGTTTTGCTGTGCAAGTGGGTAAAAAAATCAAACATGGAGCCGCAGGTGGTGTTACAGTTTTTACACCAGTGGTTGCCGGCGTCGTAGTACTCAAAAGGGTCAGGGGGCGGAGTCTGTGAAATGACCGGAGGCTTGGGTTCCGGGACTTTCTGCTAAGAAATAAAGACAGAGGAGAGTTAGCGTGAGGTTCCGTGAAGGCAGAAGTctggtttaaaaaaattaataaataaataaagttttcttACCTGCCAGGCATTAAAATGCCCGTCAGCGCAAATGAGATGAAGGAACTTTATTTGAACAATTCACAAGATGTCTCTTCTAATTCAAATGATTCCAGTTATACTTCTGCATGTCTTAGTGTGTTCCTTGTGAAGACTCAAACCtacagggctgtgaatctttgggcaccacacgattcgattcagaacagattctcgattcaaaatcagtacttttttaataacattgcgtGCCAGTTCtatgaactacattcctccattaaACAGACAAGCAGCTGTGATAAAAATTTGTATTCCTTAAAAGAAAACtgattttgtttattaaaattatacccaaatatttaataaagccaaatacaaataaggcaactcAAGAAGTAtccaaaacttctctttttaaagTTAATTCAGGGTTTCCACTACACGTAAATGAACATGGTGCACcgccactgcaagacaaatgccGCTGTAc
This sequence is a window from Nerophis ophidion isolate RoL-2023_Sa linkage group LG09, RoL_Noph_v1.0, whole genome shotgun sequence. Protein-coding genes within it:
- the znf318 gene encoding zinc finger protein 318 isoform X1; this encodes MYHGRPPPRGPYPPSFEGRGRPPLQAYPQPGRRMIRDRPPHHSEPYPPPGRGRPPHYSEPYPPPGRGRPPHYSEPYSPPGLGRPPHHDLGYPDHRRSPPHGKHPPSPSRDYHGRGHSSGSPHRERSHSPRLGDPIDHDLVITVGNELTGSTSHHHDRDLHRKYEHSHSRERSPDRSRAKSRGRSKSRARSKSRSLDRSRAKSRGRSKSRPRLRSRSRCKSRSRSRGRSHGRSSPSRNRSKSRRSRSSSSGRDFNQQRGVGRRTALEDTCSLPTRSILKKHGENEDSPSLRSTDSPRGAAGSTISTVAEQLLQACRGMEPAAMASMLVQLQSDPLIAQSVDIKEIVDLLDAGMSVRAESPEKTAADMDDEEKFLYGESLEPKYSAQSQPAQSHTFDLYEDITEEALYSDYLPRSASPKYCTPPVALPHLQAPSTTSDVDAIWPPSGLKPNSAAPASSAPESQEVRLKQDSDSDKYHNIQDLLKTIGLDLGVTEITKMAARTKERLEGNEPARKMQTKRRRRSSSSSEDSRRRRSHSSSSSSSSSSSGSSGAAAAKESQQQASDTMTAPPVLPVPSYPPQVHTMMPAGYGQYGGFMPYTQPQWSPMYPATNNFHPSLPYNQPYDQQPPPQRKVKASPVLVQVSELENNESEKQKVLEERENLKRERDMRMKRKEYLMKELEELRKQQGELLRKKSRVKDGHKDPLLQEIGRLQEDIIEQISNLRKEHEAAVKKQSEIDKVALTLGLSTSDRPQRLADTQEDNAWQPRSKMQVIEHSPGRQQDGSISQKQKVPEPKPPVISQTPPPDPFEYYDAGNHWCKNCNTTCGSMFDFFTHLHSKTHRKMLDPYHRPWALSPSKVLQSKPPTEEKLTKPAKGSEFLLPVRGFFCLLCEKFFGDAICAEEHTTTHFHNDCYKKKMYENPLYEQRRNLDRQAGLVADVTAKKLEKDKSGKKKAKKEKQDKERALKVEKEEEKVKALKIEEEFKITNTRDEHSPCLSKKFEDEKYESKKDKYYPDREEDVRLKYSRRDEKEPGIRCYRHHRQEEDKHDRRPRYDLRDEDKHKFAKYSEGSSKHERERKVKSVEKDTSNKSPATPEANKQPKPYDPPKVMSGPSPAMRAKLRKQSLEATKHAAVTSAPTFGRFTWKKKESQLALDAKKEAAQFIKEEEEALKKAKATNIADNSSPGDTFAKSVALAQELAQKMCEDRSTMPWASKGVKQSQIRPNFPVPETKPFLASCNTKFGPPPPVSHPAPLVNKSLQRFPTPHVPLVSQSVQRFSSTLGPTVSKSLQQFSCSTGPAVPRPVLTVSQPASLVPSLAPAVSQPASSVPSLAPPVSQPASSVPSLSLTVSQPASSVPRRAPTVSQPASSVPSQAPTVSQTASSVPSLAPTVSQPASSVPSQVPTVSQPASSVSKASPPVSLSLTSPDPKLSGVEPLVADPIPQESKPNTADAAPFETLTNEPDVAAPGVPESEQTQAVFVKPPPFINTSEGSKRSDKPKSNLAAAKAQDLFGIFYSSTNKLGLLSFTKSTTANGGEKSSTQSISNPSPSQQAPQPSNTSQQTQNGIPQTPEPESQLDIHIESVWSLQTGLDLASERVQIPHDQEPAKTAPTSQSQEQEKTVSKPKIHNDTLIQDLPERARIAPTSQSQHEEKNVSETKLPDDTPIQDLPEPAKIIPTSQSQEQEKIVSESKIHNDTPIQDLLETPPVTDHESTPCPRSQGKNAQKRSPPVRTTPVRQTRSKTRSQTKQQHFHVQSDPEPALGVSDLNIVEFSDHDSGPHQACKEIPEAMETSENVDMSLPDSQLTLN
- the znf318 gene encoding zinc finger protein 318 isoform X2; amino-acid sequence: MYHGRPPPRGPYPPSFEGRGRPPLQAYPQPGRRMIRDRPPHHSEPYPPPGRGRPPHYSEPYPPPGRGRPPHYSEPYSPPGLGRPPHHDLGYPDHRRSPPHGKHPPSPSRDYHGRGHSSGSPHRERSHSPRLGDPIDHDLVITVGNELTGSTSHHHDRDLHRKYEHSHSRERSPDRSRAKSRGRSKSRARSKSRSLDRSRAKSRGRSKSRPRLRSRSRCKSRSRSRGRSHGRSSPSRNRSKSRRSRSSSSGRDFNQQRGVGRRTALEDTCSLPTRSILKKHGENEDSPSLRSTDSPRGAAGSTISTVAEQLLQACRGMEPAAMASMLVQLQSDPLIAQSVDIKEIVDLLDAGMSVRAESPEKTAADMDDEEKFLYGESLEPKYSAQSQPAQSHTFDLYEDITEEALYSDYLPRSASPKYCTPPVALPHLQAPSTTSDVDAIWPPSGLKPNSAAPASSAPESQEVRLKQDSDSDKYHNIQDLLKTIGLDLGVTEITKMAARTKERLEGNEPARKMQTKRRRRSSSSSEDSRRRRSHSSSSSSSSSSSGSSGAAAAKESQQQASDTMTAPPVLPVPSYPPQVHTMMPAGYGQYGGFMPYTQPQWSPMYPATNNFHPSLPYNQPYDQQPPPQRKVKASPVLVQVSELENNESEKQKVLEERENLKRERDMRMKRKEYLMKELEELRKQQGELLRKKSRVKDGHKDPLLQEIGRLQEDIIEQISNLRKEHEAAVKKQSEIDKVALTLGLSTSDRPQRLADTQEDNAWQPRSKMQVIEHSPGRQQDGSISQKKVPEPKPPVISQTPPPDPFEYYDAGNHWCKNCNTTCGSMFDFFTHLHSKTHRKMLDPYHRPWALSPSKVLQSKPPTEEKLTKPAKGSEFLLPVRGFFCLLCEKFFGDAICAEEHTTTHFHNDCYKKKMYENPLYEQRRNLDRQAGLVADVTAKKLEKDKSGKKKAKKEKQDKERALKVEKEEEKVKALKIEEEFKITNTRDEHSPCLSKKFEDEKYESKKDKYYPDREEDVRLKYSRRDEKEPGIRCYRHHRQEEDKHDRRPRYDLRDEDKHKFAKYSEGSSKHERERKVKSVEKDTSNKSPATPEANKQPKPYDPPKVMSGPSPAMRAKLRKQSLEATKHAAVTSAPTFGRFTWKKKESQLALDAKKEAAQFIKEEEEALKKAKATNIADNSSPGDTFAKSVALAQELAQKMCEDRSTMPWASKGVKQSQIRPNFPVPETKPFLASCNTKFGPPPPVSHPAPLVNKSLQRFPTPHVPLVSQSVQRFSSTLGPTVSKSLQQFSCSTGPAVPRPVLTVSQPASLVPSLAPAVSQPASSVPSLAPPVSQPASSVPSLSLTVSQPASSVPRRAPTVSQPASSVPSQAPTVSQTASSVPSLAPTVSQPASSVPSQVPTVSQPASSVSKASPPVSLSLTSPDPKLSGVEPLVADPIPQESKPNTADAAPFETLTNEPDVAAPGVPESEQTQAVFVKPPPFINTSEGSKRSDKPKSNLAAAKAQDLFGIFYSSTNKLGLLSFTKSTTANGGEKSSTQSISNPSPSQQAPQPSNTSQQTQNGIPQTPEPESQLDIHIESVWSLQTGLDLASERVQIPHDQEPAKTAPTSQSQEQEKTVSKPKIHNDTLIQDLPERARIAPTSQSQHEEKNVSETKLPDDTPIQDLPEPAKIIPTSQSQEQEKIVSESKIHNDTPIQDLLETPPVTDHESTPCPRSQGKNAQKRSPPVRTTPVRQTRSKTRSQTKQQHFHVQSDPEPALGVSDLNIVEFSDHDSGPHQACKEIPEAMETSENVDMSLPDSQLTLN